The following is a genomic window from Thioclava electrotropha.
GATCAGCGGGGTCGGTCGGTCATAGACCTCATAGGTCTCGGTCGCCGTTGCAATCGACAGATCGGTGTCGAAGCAGGCCCGGTAGCGCAGGGGCGAGCTGTCCGCGTCGATCCCCTTGTAGCCCTCGGCCTGCAGCTGGTCCTGCGTCGTGCCGTCCAGCTCCATCAGCGAGACTTTCGCCGCGTCGGAGCCCGGCGCGATCTCGTCGTAATAGCCGTATTCCTGCGAATAATAGACCACCGCGCCGAAGACGAGCGCGATTACCACGATGCCGCCTCCGATGAGCTTACCATTCACGCGACAGCCTCGTTGGCTTCATTCAGCGAGGCCCCGCCCGCTTCGGTCTGCACGAAAGCGTCGGCGCAGGCCTTGGCCAGCGCACGGACGCGGCCGATATAAGCCTGACGCTCGGTGACCGAGATCACGCCGCGCGCGTCGAGCAGGTTGAAGAGATGCGACGCCTTGATGCACTGGTCGTAAGCAGGATGCGCCATGATGATCTTGCGGCCCGCATCGTCCGCCTCGGGCGAGGCGAGGATACGTTCGCATTCGGCCTCGGCATCCTCGAAATGGCGCAGCAGCGTCTCGGTATCGGCCACGTCGAAATTCCAGCGCGAATATTCCTGCTCGGTCTGGCGGAACACGTCGCCGTATTTCAGCGCGATCGGCGCTGACGGGTCGTTATAGGGCATGTCCATGACGTGATCGATGCCCAGCACATACATCGCCAGACGCTCGAGCCCGTAGGTCAGCTCGCCCGAGACCGGTTTGCAGTCATGGCCGCCGACCTGCTGGAAATAGGTGAACTGGCTGACTTCCATCCCGTCGCACCAGACCTCCCAGCCAAGCCCCCACGCGCCGAGCGTCGGGCTTTCCCAGTCGTCTTCCACGAAGCGGATATCGTGCAGTTCGGTGTCGATCCCGATTGCGCGGAGCGAGCCGAGATACAGCTCCTGCAGGTCCGGCGGGCTCGGTTTGATCAGCACCTGATACTGATAGTAGTGCTGCAGGCGGTTCGGGTTCTCGCCATAGCGGCCATCGGTCGGACGGCGCGAGGGCTGGACGTAGGCCGCCGCCCACGGCTTGGAGCCGAGCGCGCGCAGCGTCGTCGCCGGGTGGAAGGTGCCTGCCCCCACTTCCATGTCATAAGGCTGCATCACCGCGCAGCCTTTCGAGGCCCAATAGCTCATCAGGCGCAGGATGATTTCCTGAAAGGATTTCGGGGCGTCC
Proteins encoded in this region:
- a CDS encoding glycine--tRNA ligase subunit alpha, encoding MANPDAPKSFQEIILRLMSYWASKGCAVMQPYDMEVGAGTFHPATTLRALGSKPWAAAYVQPSRRPTDGRYGENPNRLQHYYQYQVLIKPSPPDLQELYLGSLRAIGIDTELHDIRFVEDDWESPTLGAWGLGWEVWCDGMEVSQFTYFQQVGGHDCKPVSGELTYGLERLAMYVLGIDHVMDMPYNDPSAPIALKYGDVFRQTEQEYSRWNFDVADTETLLRHFEDAEAECERILASPEADDAGRKIIMAHPAYDQCIKASHLFNLLDARGVISVTERQAYIGRVRALAKACADAFVQTEAGGASLNEANEAVA
- a CDS encoding DUF6446 family protein; its protein translation is MNGKLIGGGIVVIALVFGAVVYYSQEYGYYDEIAPGSDAAKVSLMELDGTTQDQLQAEGYKGIDADSSPLRYRACFDTDLSIATATETYEVYDRPTPLIGPKWFDCYDAKTIGADLEAGRAVAFLSQHNIHPGVDRVVALYPDGRAYVWHQLNDEAEK